A DNA window from Chitinibacter fontanus contains the following coding sequences:
- a CDS encoding helix-turn-helix transcriptional regulator, which produces MPVDYTDKNNATLTTNEVALLLKVKAQTIRKNYCLKGSFLGCRPIKLSNGLLRWPTKAILNILEGL; this is translated from the coding sequence ATGCCCGTCGATTACACAGACAAAAACAACGCAACACTCACTACGAACGAAGTTGCGCTTCTACTAAAAGTAAAAGCACAGACCATTCGTAAAAACTACTGCCTTAAGGGCAGTTTCCTAGGTTGTCGCCCAATCAAATTATCTAACGGCTTACTTCGCTGGCCAACTAAAGCAATCCTTAATATTTTAGAGGGGCTGTAA
- a CDS encoding YfjI family protein, with the protein MFQFPTPNGLHPMDTINVVASDFQVTTQPFGTDHNQGGMPVIPSPIQSIPPIHFLPSLAQHAIWEAEKNLKVPAALPFASALSTMTLSCQHLINVQRLNGLVGPVTQYNITIGESGERKTATDDAFMKPIKTLEAEADTTYQNQWKNYKHELDLWQSDYKYIKKQLNKNSLSDEEKLQVKKSLNDHVALEPKKPALFRILYSDVTNAALIPLMQENWASAALMSNEADDILNGSAMRSFSKINTLWDGGDITVDRKGEPSTQLRGARLSLSLLLQPTILHKFIAKRGEEAKGSGLLARFNICHPTSTQGTRLIENPNQSWEHMPKFHERVKELLKLSESAGPNSANRITLRFSPEAEQFWINEYNAFENAVNIGAPLAQCKEHAAKAADKIARFAAVFHYFEGKEGDIDLASIRAASAVIRWYENEYIRIFVPPPQLPQEVSDANVLLAWLRCGSQNGTMNGWRYVHKNFIRQHGPNQLREKNRLNLALDSLIKLRAINLFSKGKTTFVDLLPNQQPDINHFQAAQWHFLGKILP; encoded by the coding sequence ATGTTTCAATTTCCGACACCCAACGGCCTTCACCCTATGGATACAATCAATGTTGTAGCCTCCGATTTCCAGGTGACAACACAACCATTCGGCACCGATCACAACCAAGGTGGCATGCCCGTAATACCGTCCCCCATACAATCAATACCTCCAATTCATTTTTTGCCATCATTGGCACAGCACGCCATATGGGAAGCCGAGAAAAATTTAAAAGTACCCGCCGCCCTACCCTTTGCATCAGCACTATCAACCATGACACTTAGTTGCCAGCACTTAATTAATGTGCAACGTCTCAATGGCCTAGTTGGTCCCGTTACACAATACAACATCACCATTGGCGAGTCTGGCGAACGCAAAACGGCAACTGATGATGCATTCATGAAACCAATTAAAACCCTTGAAGCAGAGGCAGACACCACTTATCAAAATCAATGGAAAAATTACAAACATGAATTGGATCTTTGGCAATCTGATTACAAATATATAAAAAAACAACTTAACAAAAATTCATTAAGTGATGAAGAAAAATTACAAGTAAAAAAATCTTTAAATGATCATGTCGCATTGGAACCTAAGAAGCCCGCTTTGTTTCGCATATTGTATTCAGACGTAACAAATGCAGCACTCATTCCTTTAATGCAAGAGAATTGGGCATCTGCGGCTCTTATGTCCAACGAAGCAGATGACATTCTAAATGGTAGCGCGATGCGCAGTTTTTCAAAAATAAACACCCTCTGGGATGGTGGTGATATTACGGTTGATCGTAAAGGTGAGCCAAGTACGCAATTACGCGGCGCACGACTCAGCTTGTCACTATTACTACAGCCAACCATACTGCATAAATTTATCGCCAAGCGTGGTGAAGAAGCAAAAGGCTCGGGGCTTCTTGCTCGCTTCAATATTTGTCACCCGACGAGCACACAAGGTACACGCCTCATTGAAAACCCAAACCAATCTTGGGAGCACATGCCCAAATTTCATGAGCGTGTTAAAGAATTACTTAAGTTAAGCGAGTCTGCAGGTCCCAACTCAGCCAACCGCATTACATTACGTTTTTCGCCTGAAGCTGAGCAGTTTTGGATTAACGAATACAATGCATTTGAAAACGCTGTAAATATCGGTGCGCCACTAGCGCAATGCAAGGAGCACGCAGCCAAGGCTGCAGATAAAATAGCGCGCTTTGCCGCTGTTTTTCACTATTTTGAGGGCAAAGAAGGCGATATTGATTTAGCCTCAATTCGAGCAGCGAGTGCTGTTATTCGCTGGTATGAAAATGAATATATCCGTATTTTTGTACCTCCACCGCAACTACCGCAAGAAGTTAGTGATGCCAACGTACTTCTTGCATGGCTTCGCTGTGGTAGCCAAAACGGGACTATGAATGGCTGGCGCTATGTACATAAAAACTTTATTCGCCAGCACGGCCCGAATCAATTGCGCGAGAAAAATCGCTTGAACCTTGCATTAGACTCGTTAATCAAATTGCGTGCTATAAATCTATTTTCGAAGGGCAAGACCACATTTGTAGATTTGCTTCCTAACCAACAGCCAGACATAAATCATTTCCAGGCCGCACAATGGCATTTTTTAGGTAAAATACTTCCGTAA
- a CDS encoding YagK/YfjJ domain-containing protein, with product MSHFLPQYSQQQPIPQIGMYIPCLWCDESNYIYQSIKEYIDYKFNLHSRLLIIRLDLGFKDNTTGQYNAEYARACLQKLMNNKRKLKLFSNERGYVWSLEYGQDKGFHFHCFFIFDGSSSQQDQTIGHAIGQYWVNIITQGTGSYYCSNDDKAKFEAEGTLGIGMIHRYEHHKRANLMSIASYLAKDDALIKPMLPESTKGFRTFGRGEMVNS from the coding sequence ATGAGCCACTTCCTGCCGCAATACAGTCAACAACAGCCTATCCCTCAGATAGGCATGTATATTCCTTGCCTATGGTGCGATGAAAGCAATTATATCTACCAGAGCATAAAAGAATACATTGATTACAAGTTCAATCTGCATTCCAGACTTCTTATAATTCGCTTAGATTTAGGATTTAAAGATAATACAACGGGTCAATATAATGCAGAATACGCGAGGGCTTGTCTACAAAAGTTGATGAACAACAAACGTAAACTCAAACTCTTTAGCAATGAGCGTGGTTACGTATGGTCATTGGAGTACGGCCAAGATAAAGGCTTTCATTTCCACTGCTTCTTTATCTTTGATGGCTCAAGTTCCCAGCAAGATCAAACAATAGGTCATGCTATTGGCCAGTATTGGGTGAATATCATCACCCAAGGCACAGGCAGTTATTACTGCAGCAATGATGATAAAGCAAAATTTGAAGCTGAGGGCACATTAGGCATAGGCATGATCCACCGCTACGAACATCATAAGCGTGCCAACCTAATGAGTATCGCAAGTTACCTCGCCAAAGACGATGCGCTGATCAAGCCAATGCTGCCTGAGAGTACGAAAGGATTTCGCACTTTTGGTCGTGGTGAGATGGTGAATAGTTAG
- a CDS encoding DUF932 domain-containing protein, with amino-acid sequence MAHLVESMAFVRDTPWHGLGNRLTEQQPLEVWLREAGMEWSIDQSDVLFNVSNTGMHIRSHSDAKVLYRSDTLAPLSVVSNRYQVVQPTEVLHFYKDLVEAGGFELETAGVLKGGKKLWALARTGQEALVRGNDRVKAYLLLATSCDGSMCTTAQFTSVRVVCNNTLQMAVGDSTGAVKVPHSTKFDPQAVKEALGLGLSGWDQFMANIKQLSQRPISATEAAQYFGDVLGEQVLDMDNPAVSRAMQQVTALYSGAGMGSLLAGSRGTAWGLLNAVTEFVDHQRRARSQDYRLDSAWFGQGAQLKGKALNHAMTLLQ; translated from the coding sequence ATGGCTCATCTTGTCGAATCTATGGCTTTTGTTCGTGACACCCCGTGGCACGGTTTGGGTAATCGTTTAACTGAGCAGCAACCGCTGGAGGTGTGGCTGCGTGAGGCTGGGATGGAATGGTCGATTGATCAGAGCGATGTACTGTTCAATGTCTCGAACACCGGTATGCACATTCGCTCGCATAGCGATGCAAAGGTGCTGTATCGCTCTGATACGCTGGCACCGTTATCAGTCGTTTCAAATCGGTATCAGGTGGTACAGCCGACTGAGGTGCTGCACTTTTATAAAGATTTGGTTGAGGCCGGTGGCTTTGAGCTGGAAACAGCTGGGGTGCTTAAAGGTGGTAAAAAATTGTGGGCGCTGGCACGTACTGGGCAAGAAGCGCTGGTGCGCGGCAATGATCGGGTGAAGGCGTATCTATTACTGGCGACCAGTTGTGATGGCTCGATGTGTACTACGGCGCAATTCACTTCAGTTCGGGTGGTCTGCAATAACACGCTACAGATGGCCGTCGGTGATTCCACTGGCGCAGTCAAAGTACCGCACTCGACCAAGTTCGATCCGCAAGCGGTTAAAGAAGCATTGGGTCTAGGCCTATCAGGCTGGGATCAGTTCATGGCCAATATCAAGCAACTGTCACAACGGCCAATATCCGCCACCGAAGCGGCGCAGTATTTTGGTGATGTGCTGGGGGAGCAGGTATTGGATATGGATAACCCTGCTGTCTCACGTGCAATGCAGCAAGTCACCGCTTTATACAGTGGTGCTGGCATGGGCTCGTTGTTGGCCGGAAGTCGCGGTACGGCTTGGGGTTTACTCAATGCCGTTACGGAGTTTGTCGATCACCAACGCCGCGCGCGAAGTCAGGATTACCGCCTTGATTCAGCTTGGTTTGGCCAAGGTGCACAATTGAAAGGCAAAGCACTCAATCATGCGATGACCTTGCTGCAGTAG
- a CDS encoding YqaJ viral recombinase family nuclease: MRERYGQAIRLASTVNLSREQWLQYRELGIGSSDAASAIGFSQYKSPLTLWLEKTHRKQTDDIADKPAVLWGTVLEPVLASVYAERTGYKVRKVNAILQHPEHRFMLANLDREVIGQPEGTGVLEIKTASYHMAPQWEDGIPLAYQCQVLHQLAVTGFAWADVAVLIGGQDFRIYRVERDDAKIADLIQLETQFWKHVTADIQPDPDGSDDASAALQWLFPRDDGQTIDLSESAEFNALFSNLIELRERKEEVEAKEALIRQRLQNALGSATAAIFAAGRITWKKAKDRLTPDLDKLSAEHPEIIQQYIKSVEGSRRFLIQPKKLIPSGGPNHD; the protein is encoded by the coding sequence ATGCGTGAACGTTATGGACAAGCCATACGCTTGGCATCCACCGTCAATCTCAGTCGTGAACAATGGCTGCAGTATCGTGAACTAGGCATTGGTTCTTCAGATGCAGCCAGTGCAATTGGTTTCTCACAATACAAAAGCCCACTCACGCTGTGGCTCGAGAAAACGCACCGTAAACAAACCGACGATATCGCCGACAAACCAGCCGTGTTGTGGGGTACGGTGCTAGAACCGGTACTTGCTTCTGTTTACGCAGAGCGCACTGGTTACAAGGTGCGCAAAGTGAATGCGATTTTGCAGCACCCCGAGCATCGCTTTATGTTGGCCAATCTGGATCGGGAAGTGATTGGTCAGCCTGAAGGCACTGGTGTACTCGAAATCAAAACCGCCAGTTATCACATGGCACCGCAATGGGAAGACGGTATACCACTGGCGTACCAATGCCAGGTCTTGCACCAACTGGCGGTCACCGGTTTTGCTTGGGCTGATGTCGCTGTCTTGATCGGTGGACAGGACTTTCGAATTTATCGCGTTGAGCGCGATGACGCCAAGATTGCCGATTTGATTCAACTCGAAACGCAATTCTGGAAACACGTCACTGCCGATATTCAACCTGATCCCGATGGTAGTGATGATGCCAGCGCTGCTTTGCAATGGCTATTTCCTCGTGATGATGGGCAAACCATCGATCTGTCTGAATCGGCGGAGTTCAATGCGCTGTTTAGTAACTTGATTGAGTTACGTGAGCGTAAAGAAGAAGTCGAAGCCAAAGAAGCACTCATCCGCCAACGGCTACAAAACGCGCTGGGTAGCGCAACTGCTGCCATCTTCGCAGCCGGTCGCATTACCTGGAAAAAAGCCAAAGACCGGCTCACACCCGATCTGGATAAACTCAGCGCCGAACACCCCGAGATTATTCAGCAGTACATCAAATCGGTAGAAGGTTCTCGGCGTTTCTTAATTCAGCCTAAAAAGCTGATCCCTTCTGGAGGTCCGAATCATGATTAA
- a CDS encoding recombination directionality factor, translating to MIKGLAITPPVIGRISIGHLVQKKDKWVPEKDDAFTLTTQVQGKDGWLLHPLHAQLSETSLNNKIRSIPVKLLFNDSDLNLRAEFSAFDRQTGRPLCVGNGECAKRVSGEGIEEVACPTPERCQYAQEKDCKLYGRLNVQVEGQNDELGSFMFRTTGYNSVRTLAARLEYFAAVSNGLARFLPLQLKLRAKSTTQSYRAPVFYVDLTLRDDDTLISAVTAAHQAAQQYAEAGINIAQLEQAAKALLGNGQFEESADDMPLVLEEFYPEAEVGNEASPAQNPSTSTSNKPNQSTKSSTSKASPTIRTTTLTPRLGSSTTGESNHESKLNH from the coding sequence ATGATTAAAGGTTTAGCGATTACCCCGCCGGTGATTGGGCGGATCAGCATTGGTCACTTGGTGCAGAAGAAAGACAAGTGGGTGCCAGAAAAAGACGACGCGTTTACGTTGACCACACAGGTGCAAGGTAAAGACGGTTGGCTATTGCACCCACTGCATGCCCAGCTGTCTGAAACCAGCCTGAACAACAAGATACGTTCAATCCCAGTCAAATTGCTGTTTAACGACAGCGATCTGAATCTGCGAGCGGAATTCAGTGCGTTTGATCGGCAAACTGGACGGCCTTTGTGTGTGGGCAATGGTGAATGTGCCAAGCGGGTTTCGGGGGAAGGTATTGAAGAGGTCGCTTGCCCGACGCCCGAGCGTTGCCAGTATGCGCAGGAAAAAGACTGCAAATTATATGGTCGATTGAATGTGCAAGTGGAAGGCCAGAACGATGAGCTGGGTTCGTTCATGTTTCGCACCACCGGTTATAACTCGGTGCGAACGCTAGCGGCGCGCTTGGAATACTTTGCTGCAGTATCGAATGGTCTTGCGCGTTTCTTGCCTTTGCAACTGAAGCTACGCGCCAAAAGCACCACGCAATCTTATCGAGCACCGGTGTTTTATGTCGATCTGACTTTGCGCGATGATGACACCTTGATCAGTGCGGTGACTGCTGCACACCAAGCGGCACAGCAATATGCCGAAGCCGGTATCAATATCGCGCAACTGGAACAGGCAGCAAAGGCGCTACTCGGCAACGGCCAGTTTGAAGAAAGTGCCGATGACATGCCGCTGGTATTGGAAGAGTTCTATCCCGAGGCTGAAGTTGGCAATGAAGCATCACCTGCTCAAAACCCCAGCACCAGCACGAGCAATAAGCCGAACCAAAGCACCAAAAGCAGCACCAGCAAAGCCAGTCCTACCATTCGTACCACCACTTTAACCCCACGCCTCGGCTCATCCACAACAGGAGAAAGCAATCATGAATCAAAACTCAACCACTGA
- a CDS encoding lecithin retinol acyltransferase family protein, protein MEKGDHLISVRIGYSHHGIYIGCNKVIHYSGSSFGKSEKGVIEIVDLETFCQGNGYTIQTYPFRTFSRATSIERAKSRLGEDWYNVLLNNCEHFVTWCIQGFHRSHQVSRLIDAAALDVVPVCVIAAKLLLGRDPNSF, encoded by the coding sequence ATGGAAAAAGGCGATCACCTGATTTCAGTCCGTATCGGCTACTCGCACCATGGCATTTATATTGGCTGCAATAAAGTCATTCATTACTCGGGATCATCGTTTGGCAAAAGTGAAAAAGGCGTGATTGAAATCGTCGATCTTGAAACATTCTGCCAAGGCAACGGCTACACCATTCAAACTTACCCATTTCGCACCTTTAGCCGTGCAACCAGCATTGAACGAGCTAAGTCCAGACTCGGTGAAGATTGGTACAACGTGCTACTGAATAACTGCGAGCACTTTGTAACTTGGTGCATTCAAGGGTTTCACCGCAGCCATCAAGTAAGCCGATTAATTGATGCGGCGGCACTGGATGTCGTGCCAGTGTGTGTGATTGCAGCAAAATTATTATTAGGTCGGGATCCGAATTCTTTTTGA
- a CDS encoding retron system putative HNH endonuclease produces MKRVLKQEEPILLTNFRRAVPQSTWNNMKDDAHFGGPAAYKECRKQVLAAQGGICAFCEIDISDNDSLKCRVEHFHPKSDISPAHNWALDWSNLLGVCAGGSYKSGSAPYTLEPLAQNLSCDAYKDQMIQSRKLSEQCEGWILNPIQLAASPSLFQIDKSTGKLLPNSLHCAAIPAWIGNKHADIEALVQHSIIMLNLNCDRLCQARLVLIRDIERNKKKQRDQGFSAAEGLNNLATHYLKRRWPGFFTTIRICLGAAAENHLAMMEYQG; encoded by the coding sequence ATGAAGCGTGTGCTTAAGCAAGAAGAACCTATCTTACTTACAAACTTTCGAAGAGCAGTTCCTCAAAGCACGTGGAATAATATGAAAGATGATGCACATTTTGGAGGGCCTGCAGCTTATAAAGAGTGCCGTAAACAGGTTCTGGCTGCTCAAGGTGGAATATGTGCCTTCTGTGAAATTGACATTAGTGACAATGATTCACTCAAGTGCAGAGTAGAGCATTTTCATCCTAAATCGGATATTTCGCCTGCGCATAACTGGGCTCTGGACTGGAGCAATCTGCTTGGGGTGTGTGCTGGTGGGTCATACAAGTCTGGCTCCGCTCCTTACACACTGGAACCGCTGGCCCAAAATCTAAGTTGCGATGCCTATAAAGATCAGATGATTCAGTCTAGGAAGTTATCTGAGCAATGTGAAGGTTGGATTCTCAATCCCATTCAACTCGCTGCCAGCCCCAGCCTCTTTCAGATCGATAAGAGCACTGGCAAATTACTTCCAAATAGCCTCCACTGCGCTGCGATACCGGCGTGGATTGGTAATAAACATGCAGATATTGAAGCGTTAGTGCAGCACAGTATCATCATGCTAAACCTCAACTGCGATCGTCTGTGCCAAGCTAGACTCGTACTTATTCGAGACATTGAGCGCAACAAGAAGAAACAACGCGATCAAGGATTTTCTGCCGCAGAAGGTCTAAATAATCTGGCGACTCATTATCTTAAGCGACGCTGGCCAGGATTTTTCACAACGATTCGGATTTGTCTTGGCGCAGCGGCGGAGAATCATCTTGCGATGATGGAATACCAGGGGTGA
- a CDS encoding AAA family ATPase: MYLRQLSLRNFRCFESLEIDFHPNVTVLIASNGSGKTTVLDAARVALWPFVKGFDLGSQTGKGATIQISDVRLALQVNGNMEPQLPSKIEGNGKWNETEQPWLQTRERIKSGTNTLGDANTKKLTKFANYLEKRSRDDQDPVILPLVSYLGTSRLWFEGRFTSTAEDVALNTSDYSRTSGYLNCLSYSSSFKTFTAWYGWMFRSYREEQILAIENKESLSDTGKRFAIVIEVIKNAVDALVKEATGWHGLEYKASQNQQLVMTHERFGSMPVEMLSDGIRNAIAMVADLAFRAYKLNPHLGVNAALLTPGIAMIDEVDMFLHPAWQQTIIASLLSAFPKIQFIVSTHSPQVLSTVPSECIRILKDGKVYSAPPGSEGAEPGRLLKQVLGLEDARPFGNEATKELREYLSLVDKDQWDSPRAKELRQKLDARYQGNEPELQEADLRIENRKWELGE; this comes from the coding sequence ATGTACCTGAGACAACTGAGTCTTAGAAATTTTCGATGCTTTGAATCACTAGAAATCGACTTTCACCCCAATGTGACAGTGCTAATTGCATCAAATGGTAGCGGTAAGACTACCGTACTTGATGCGGCAAGAGTTGCGCTTTGGCCGTTCGTCAAAGGCTTCGATCTTGGCAGTCAAACAGGAAAAGGCGCGACGATTCAAATCTCAGATGTTCGCCTTGCATTACAGGTAAATGGCAATATGGAGCCTCAGTTACCTAGTAAGATCGAAGGAAATGGCAAGTGGAATGAAACTGAACAGCCTTGGTTGCAAACTCGTGAGCGGATCAAATCAGGGACAAATACGCTAGGGGATGCGAATACAAAAAAACTTACGAAGTTTGCTAATTACCTAGAAAAGCGTAGCCGCGATGATCAAGACCCCGTGATATTGCCACTCGTGAGTTACCTTGGCACATCTCGTCTATGGTTTGAAGGGAGATTCACTTCGACAGCAGAAGATGTGGCACTCAATACAAGCGACTATTCCCGTACGTCTGGATACCTCAACTGCCTATCGTATTCTTCAAGTTTCAAAACATTTACTGCATGGTATGGCTGGATGTTTAGGAGCTACCGAGAAGAGCAGATTCTTGCAATTGAAAATAAAGAGTCACTCAGTGACACGGGTAAGCGTTTTGCAATTGTGATTGAGGTCATCAAGAACGCAGTCGACGCATTGGTCAAGGAGGCGACGGGCTGGCACGGGCTGGAATACAAGGCAAGCCAAAATCAGCAACTAGTTATGACCCACGAGCGTTTCGGCAGTATGCCTGTTGAGATGCTGAGCGATGGCATTCGCAATGCTATTGCCATGGTGGCAGATCTTGCATTCCGCGCGTATAAATTAAACCCGCATCTGGGCGTAAATGCCGCGCTGTTAACGCCTGGTATTGCCATGATTGATGAGGTTGATATGTTCCTGCATCCAGCATGGCAGCAGACCATTATTGCCTCACTACTGAGCGCCTTCCCCAAAATTCAATTTATCGTAAGTACTCATAGTCCGCAAGTACTGAGCACTGTTCCATCTGAATGCATTCGAATTTTAAAAGATGGCAAAGTTTATTCTGCGCCGCCAGGCTCAGAGGGAGCGGAGCCGGGCAGACTACTTAAGCAAGTATTGGGCCTTGAAGATGCACGCCCATTTGGTAATGAAGCAACAAAAGAACTGAGAGAGTATTTGTCATTGGTTGACAAAGACCAATGGGATAGCCCGCGAGCCAAAGAGCTCCGACAGAAACTCGACGCACGCTATCAAGGCAACGAACCAGAATTACAGGAAGCTGATCTGCGCATCGAAAACCGAAAGTGGGAGTTAGGTGAATGA